A genome region from Geobacter pickeringii includes the following:
- the mraZ gene encoding division/cell wall cluster transcriptional repressor MraZ, with the protein MFRGICETTIDAKGRTSLPAKFREVLVDVYGDERFFITNSSPVDLGGGAFSSGLLIFPYKKWFEFEENFLGSKGLTSAQRNSIMRTIVSPATECSVDKLGRLLIPPHLRKSAALERDILFVGIMDKIEVWSHAEREKVRIQDMKNFPSDTEAVAELGL; encoded by the coding sequence ATGTTCCGGGGGATCTGCGAGACAACTATCGACGCCAAGGGGCGGACGAGCCTGCCGGCCAAGTTCCGGGAGGTGCTCGTGGATGTCTACGGCGACGAGCGATTCTTCATCACCAATTCGTCTCCGGTGGATCTGGGGGGCGGTGCCTTCAGTTCGGGCCTCCTGATTTTCCCCTACAAGAAGTGGTTTGAATTCGAGGAAAATTTCCTCGGCAGCAAGGGGCTTACCTCTGCCCAGCGCAACAGCATCATGCGGACCATTGTCTCGCCGGCGACTGAATGCAGCGTCGACAAGCTCGGCCGGCTGCTCATCCCCCCCCACCTCCGCAAGAGCGCTGCCCTGGAGCGGGATATCCTCTTTGTCGGCATCATGGACAAGATCGAGGTCTGGAGCCATGCGGAGCGGGAGAAGGTCCGTATCCAGGATATGAAGAATTTCCCCTCCGACACCGAGGCGGTGGCCGAGCTGGGGCTTTAG
- the rsmH gene encoding 16S rRNA (cytosine(1402)-N(4))-methyltransferase RsmH, whose translation MTGFGHRSVLPAEVVEYLAPRPGGIYVDGTLGGGGHARLVLEASSPDGILIGFDRDPAARAAAGAALTPFGERVRLVGRNFADMAEALAGMGIAAIDGFLLDLGVSSHQLDTASRGFSFQADAPLDMRMDTDSGVTAADLVNELDEGELTRIIRDYGEERWAKRIADFIVKARQTSPIERTFQLVDVVKGAIPKAKWEERIHPATRTFQALRIAVNDELGSLERGLASGIGLLAPGGRGVVISFHSLEDRIVKNTFRRFAQGCTCPKDFPRCVCGGRPRLRVLTGRPVMAGSDEVSDNPRARSAKLRAVEKL comes from the coding sequence GTGACGGGATTCGGCCATCGATCGGTCCTGCCGGCTGAGGTGGTGGAATACCTCGCTCCCCGGCCGGGCGGCATCTACGTTGACGGCACCCTCGGCGGCGGAGGGCACGCACGGCTGGTATTGGAAGCCTCCTCACCCGACGGCATACTGATTGGCTTCGATCGTGATCCGGCTGCCCGGGCGGCTGCGGGCGCCGCCCTCACCCCGTTCGGTGAGCGGGTTCGACTGGTCGGCCGCAATTTTGCGGACATGGCCGAGGCACTCGCCGGGATGGGGATTGCGGCAATCGACGGGTTTCTGCTCGACCTGGGGGTCTCCTCGCATCAGCTCGATACGGCATCACGGGGGTTCAGCTTCCAGGCCGATGCACCCCTCGATATGCGGATGGACACCGACTCCGGTGTCACGGCCGCCGATCTGGTGAACGAACTCGACGAGGGGGAGCTGACCCGGATCATCAGGGATTACGGTGAAGAGCGGTGGGCGAAGCGGATTGCAGACTTCATCGTGAAGGCACGGCAGACCTCCCCCATCGAGAGGACCTTCCAGCTCGTCGATGTCGTCAAGGGTGCAATTCCGAAGGCGAAGTGGGAAGAGCGAATCCATCCGGCCACCCGCACCTTTCAGGCCCTCCGGATTGCCGTCAATGACGAACTGGGGAGTCTGGAGCGGGGGTTGGCCTCCGGTATCGGGCTGTTGGCGCCCGGGGGGCGGGGGGTCGTCATCTCGTTTCACTCCCTGGAGGACCGGATCGTCAAGAACACCTTCCGGCGCTTCGCCCAGGGATGCACCTGTCCAAAGGATTTTCCCCGCTGCGTGTGCGGTGGCAGACCCCGTCTCCGAGTCCTGACCGGCAGGCCGGTCATGGCGGGCAGCGACGAGGTGTCGGACAACCCGAGGGCGCGCAGTGCGAAGTTGCGGGCAGTGGAGAAGCTGTGA
- the ftsL gene encoding cell division protein FtsL, protein MAQARTDFSKVAAPKRLETMYAQRGELFPYLLAVLVLLTLVSAFHVWSRVRVIDLNLEIAEANRLLRETQEEQNRLKLEVASLKTPARIEAVAKGELGMALPTDQQVVVVK, encoded by the coding sequence ATGGCACAGGCACGGACAGATTTCAGCAAAGTGGCGGCCCCGAAGAGGCTGGAGACGATGTATGCCCAGCGGGGGGAGCTTTTTCCGTATCTTCTGGCAGTGCTGGTACTCCTGACGCTCGTCTCGGCCTTTCACGTCTGGTCCCGGGTGCGGGTCATCGACCTGAATCTGGAGATCGCCGAGGCGAACCGGCTCCTGCGGGAGACCCAGGAAGAGCAGAACCGCCTCAAGCTTGAGGTCGCCTCGCTCAAGACGCCGGCCCGCATCGAAGCGGTGGCGAAAGGGGAGCTCGGCATGGCGCTCCCCACCGATCAGCAGGTGGTCGTGGTGAAATGA